From the Methanonatronarchaeum thermophilum genome, the window GAAGGAGGGACCGAACCTCCTTTCGATAACAAGTATTATGATAATGATAGGGAGGGGATTTATGTTGATGTGGTTAGTGGTGAGCCATTGTTCAGTAGTAATGAGAAATATGATTCGGGTACTGGCTGGCCCAGTTTTTTTAGGCCTTTGGAGCCTGATAATATTTTGTTTAGAGAGGAGCCTGATGGTAGGGTTGAGGTTGTTAGTAGGGAGGCGGGTAGTCATTTAGGGCATGTTTTTAATGATGGTCCGAAGCCAACTGGCAGGAGGTATTGTATGAACTCTGCTGCATTGAGATTTATACCAAA encodes:
- the msrB gene encoding peptide-methionine (R)-S-oxide reductase MsrB, which produces MDKDGLRERLSELEYHVTQEGGTEPPFDNKYYDNDREGIYVDVVSGEPLFSSNEKYDSGTGWPSFFRPLEPDNILFREEPDGRVEVVSREAGSHLGHVFNDGPKPTGRRYCMNSAALRFIPKEELEERGYGRYIGLFD